A genomic segment from Manduca sexta isolate Smith_Timp_Sample1 chromosome 13, JHU_Msex_v1.0, whole genome shotgun sequence encodes:
- the LOC119189228 gene encoding uncharacterized protein LOC119189228, which yields MSSLNMCVFVLCFILLAVTEGRVIRTKEFPLPAEGITMEFLVKDKSDMAHPLSTLKIDIDHLVKKITVTQSVNFPKEQDFKRRTHPIVTLEDRFGVKDGKCPSGRVRRLGICVPDDDY from the coding sequence atGTCTTCATTAAATATGTGCGTGTTCGTGCTGTGCTTCATCCTGCTCGCTGTTACAGAAGGTCGTGTTATTAGGACCAAAGAGTTCCCGTTACCAGCCGAGGGCATCACCATGGAGTTCTTAGTGAAGGATAAATCAGATATGGCTCATCCTTTATCAACATTGAAGATTGATATCGACCACCTAGTGAAGAAAATTACGGTGACCCAATCAGTAAACTTTCCGAAAGAACAAGATTTTAAACGAAGAACTCATCCGATTGTGACATTGGAGGATCGTTTCGGAGTTAAAGATGGCAAATGTCCTTCTGGACGTGTACGAAGGTTGGGAATTTGCGTTCCTGATGACGACTACTAA